From the genome of Loxodonta africana isolate mLoxAfr1 chromosome 4, mLoxAfr1.hap2, whole genome shotgun sequence:
GACACTAGGAATATAAACTAGGGACGCCATGGTCCCTCCCTCAAGGAGCCCACAGTCTAGAGGGAAAAGCAGGAATGAAACAAGTGAACTGTAGTAGACAGGAAGTAACAAGTGCACAAGGTCCAGGGCGAGATCCCGAGGTGACATGaccatctgtccatccacccagTCAGGCTCTCCAGAAATATCCAGCTGCCTGCCAAACTCTGGTCAAGGAGGGCTTCCAGAAGGAAGCCATGGCTAGTTGGTATTGTTTCTGTTTGATCTATAAGGAAACTGGTTAAGAGAAGACAGGGATTTGCCCAGGGTGACACagaagtgacagagctgggattcaaaccctggCAGGTCTCTCAAAGTCCAAGGCCTTGACCAGTGCAGGACTCGGCACTGCCTCTGGTCTGATGGAGGAGGTGTAggcctgccctcaagaagctccTGGTGTCCTAAGACCATGCGCATGTGGTCTCCGTGAAGGGATacgcagtccagacatcctgcccCCATAGCTTCAGAGATCCAGAGATAGGCACATACCAGAAGGCCATGTATGTACAAAACCACCACCTCAGAACAAAACTGGAGGCCTGGGCTTTTTCTCACCCTCAAGGCCCAGTTCACATACCCTTCACCTACAAGACCTTCCCCAAACCCCCAAGGCAGAATGGGTGTCACCTCCTCTGTCCCCGAGTCCTTGTAGAGCCGTCGTCACAGCCCTTTCGATGCCACACTTCAGTCATGTGGCTGTCTAGGTCACCCCATAAACCAGAAGCTTTTGAAGACAGGGATCCGCGTTATTTATCCTTATatccccagcacctggcacagtgcctggcgtTTAGCAGCGCCCCtgcatgtttgctgaatgaataagtgaatgagaaCCTGAGTGATGAAGGCACATGGGTGGAAGGCATCGCTTACCTAAGTGCTTCCCTGTGGGGGCCACACAGCAGTTACGGAGATGGAAACGATCAGTGGGGCTGGAGCGAGGGGGCGCCGGAGCCAAGCCTGGGGAGGAGGACCAGGGCTGATGGGCATGGCACTGTTTGGGGCCAGCCTGGGGAGTAGACCCAGGCAAGCCGGCAACAGTGAAACAGGCGGCCAGAataaggagggtgggagaggctcAGCGAGGACGCAGCAGGCAGAGGCTGGAGAGAGAGCGGCAGGGCGGGGCTTCGGCAGCTAGGGAGGACAGGGAGGGAAGCCGGCTTCAGGGGATGTGCGGAAGAACTTCCCAACCGGAAAGGCTCTTCGAAAAAGCAGCAGGCCTCTCTGGGAGATGCGTGACAGAAGGGATTCCAGCGCTGAGTGGGAGGAGGGACCCGTTCCTGAGATAGGGGGTTTTGTAAGCAACTAGGACCACTCCAAGACGATTCTATAAACAAATGCCAACTCATGCAGCCATAAACACTTACAACGTGGTGACCCAACCTGAAGGTGAGCCATCGGAATCCATTTGTGCCACGTGCCTTCTGACCTGTAcccccccttctctctctctctctcctttccctctcttCCACCCAGGCCAGAGCCACGGCCCACCGACCCCTCCAACCACCCCAAAGACAGAGCTGCAGTCGGGCAAGGCAGACTCCAAGCGGGATGGGCGCTCCCTGGGGGAGGGTGGGAAGCCTCACATCGACTTCGGCAATGTGGACATTGGTGAGATCAGCCACGAGGTAATGTCTAACATGGAGACCTTTGATGTGGCTGAGTTGGACCAGTACCTGCCGCCCAATGGGCACCCAGGCCACGTGGGCAGCTACTCGGCAGCTGGCTATGGGCTGGGCAGCGCCCTGGCTGTGGCCAGCGGACACTCTGCCTGGATCTCCAAGCCACCAGGTGTGGCTCTGCCCACAGTCTCACCACCTGGAGTGGATGCCAAAGCCCAGGTGAAGACGGAGACCGCGGGGCCCCAGGCACCCCCGCACTACACCGACCAGCCATCCACTTCTCAGATTGCCTACACCTCCCTCAGCCTGCCCCACTACGGCTCCGCCTTCCCCTCCATCTCCCGCCCCCAGTTCGACTATTCTGACCATCAGCCCTCAGGACCCTATTATGGCCACTCAGGCCAGGCCTCTGGCCTCTACTCGGCCTTCTCTTACATGGGGCCCTCGCAACGGCCCCTCTACACAGCCATCTCTGACCCCAGCCCCTCAGGGCCCCAGTCCCACAGCCCCACACACTGGGAGCAGCCAGTATACACGACGCTGTCCCGGCCTTAAAGGGGACCCTGTCACTACCACCCCCTGCCAGGCCCCTCCTGGGTACCACATCCCTTCCCCAATCTTTGCGCTCTGTTCCTTGCCCATCTGGGACCTGGTAGTGGCTGTGGAGGAGGCTGCGGAGGCTGACTGCCGACAGAAGGCTGGCCCTCGATGACCCCGCCCTGCCCATCCGGGCTCCAGCCTGGGCAAAGCCCTGGGGTGCTAGGCTGGGCTGAGGAGGAAGAGGTTGATTGGTGTCCCTAGACTGAAAGACGAGGGGCTGTGCCTTCCCCCAAGAATGACTGTTGACCCCAGAACCTGAGAAGGACCCGCTCACCCTCTGCAGAGAGAAGGGGCATGCAGGGTTGGACGAGAATTGGAGGCTCTGTGAGTGAGGGGCTTGACAGGACCCCATGCCACAGTGCCTAAGGGTCAGGccaaccagagaccacatcagtgCCTTCAGCCTGCTCTGTCTGCCACTCGGGGGCCAAGGACAGCTCGGAACAGCCTCATGGGGTGTTGGGGGGCTGAGGGCCCAGTGGGGGTTCTCCGTGTCCCCTCAATGCCCCTCCCCTCCTGAACACAGGAAGGAATTGGCACAGAGGCCCCCCAGATCTAATTCTGTGCCAATAACCTCACTCTTTGCCTAATGGAGAATGAGAGCCCCAGCCCTCCCCGAGGCCAGCCTCCCAGGCCTTGGGGCACATCCCAGGAGGTGAGGCAGGGGCTCCGGGAAAGCATTCAGAGACAATTCATGGAGCTTCCTCCCCGGGCTCCTGTCCAACGCCCTTCTTCCCTTTGCCAGGCTCTCTGGCCCCTGCTCTGTCAGCCCCAACTCCCTGGGCTCCCCAAGAGTTCTAGCTGCTCAGGCCCAAACTCTGGGCTCCGGGAGGAGGCACAGGCCCCAGCACCCAGGTGGCCGGCAGCAGGCTGAAGATGCTAAAATCCTGACATGTACTTTCTGCCCTCGCCTTTTGCCCTTTGCCTCCCAGTGGTATTTGAATAAAACATGTAGCTATATCTGCCCCTACTTTCCTGTTCTGCAGCCCCCATGATCCACATGTAACACATTACTGTCCCCCTCTTATTTATCTCAGTAGCCCCCTCCCCTCTTCCAGCTACTCCAGCCCCTATTAACTCCGCATTAAGAATTCCACATAATAAAAGTAAAGGTTCCAGTTACCTGCTTGGTGGGCCTGGCCTGGCCTGTCTCTTGGTCTCTTATCCCTGCACCTGTGTTTCCTCAAACACTTTCTGGAAGGAGCTAGGGGCGGGAGGCAAAGGATAGGCGATCTGAAGGTCTCCTTTTCTCCCCTAAGAAGGTGGGGGCAGTGGAGTGGGTTAGGACAAGCGGGGTCAGTCTGTTCTCAGGGACTGAAGTCGCAGATGGGTGCCTTTCCCCTGCCCAGTTGCACCAGCTCTGCAGATGGCCGCTCCACTCCTCACTGGCTCAAACTGGATCTCAGTGCGAGCACCCTCCAAGCAGCCCCACTGCTCACCCAGCagagaggagctggaagagaatTCAAGGGGCAGGTATTGGAAGAGGAAGTcctggggtggtgcaaacggttaacaaactcaattgctaactgaaagggtagaggttcgagtccgcccagaggtgcctcggaagaaaagcctagttacctacttctgaaaaactctggagcacagttctactctgactcgcgccaactgactcgacagcaactgggaaaaaaatttaaagagagGAGGTGGGTCAAGTCTGCCATCTTGTCTGGAGCCAGCAGGCCTGGTCTTCTCTTGCTATACTCCTCCACTGGCTGCCTCCCTCACATATCATTCCATTCAGGGTCTAGCTGAGTCCTGAGACACTGCCCATGTCTAAACCAAGGATGTCAGATCAGACACACAATCTACTCTTAAGTGCTTACTCCCCAAGAGCGCTTTCCTCAGCTCTTTCCAATCTGCCACTCCGCCTCACAAGCACACAGCCCCAGGGACAGGGGAAGTCCCGTCAGCATCTTGCTCCACTGATAGACAACCCTGCTGCTTGGAAGTTCTTCCTTACACCCAGCCAGTATCTGTTTGCTCCTAACAGTCGTAACTACCATTTACTGAGTGCGCCCCAGGCAAGCGGTTTGCCAAGTGCTTTTATGTCATTTAGGCCTACGACGGCATGGGCCCGATCATTTGTTCCCATTTTCCAGGTAGGGAAACTGGAGCTTTGAGAGCTCAATGCTAAGGACTGCTGGTGCCACAATCGGAACCTGGCTGACTGACTTGTGTTCTTACCTATCATGTCTTCCCCCTGCCAATCATTTGTGGGCCCTACTTCtacttttggagtccctgggtgatgcagttaacacactcagctgctaacctttgggttagtctgagaccacccagaggcacctcggtagaaaggcccagtgatctacttctgaaataccagccattgaaaaccctatggagtgcagttctactctgacacacatggggtcgccaggagtcggaatccgtttgatggcaactgtttttttactTCTGCTTTTAACCTGGACCAGGGCTTCTTTCACGGCATCAGAGCGGATGCTTCCCTAGCCTCTTACTGTTTCTCCCACCCATGGTCTCCAGCCCCTCACTGCCTATTCACGACCCAGGGGCCACCAAGAGCTAGTTCAGTCCTCCCAGGGTGGCCAAACTGCCTTGCTCTGGAAACTGGACCACATGAGCTCTTTGGACAACCTCCCCAAACCTGCTGGCTCCTGTCAAGCTTGGTGATAACTGCAGACCCCTGTCCTTTCACACAAAAAATATCTGCTGCCAAGTCAGACCACCTCGAACCATATAAAGCTGTCAATTGCTCTGCAGCGAAATGCAGGATCTTCTGTTGGTCTTTAACAAATGTCATCTTGTCAGATTTGACCCATTTTCCCACCTATATTAGATCTTTAGGAATTCTGGACCCAACTTATTAGATTGAAATGAAGAGGGATCTGTGCGCACCACTAAATACCTCTCTCCATCACCATTtctattatcaccactcttagggAAGACTTGTGTGATTAGTTCTGAATCCACCTAATTATATCACCACATAGTGCACGTTTCTCCATCACAGCCATGTGGAAAGATGACCCAATGTCTTGCTAAAATCAAGATACACTGTATCTGTGACATTCCCCTGATCTGCAAGACCAGTAGccaccaaaaaaaggaaattcagtTTATTTGGTGCTGTTGTTTCTTAGCAACCCTTGCTAGCTCCCAGGGGTCTCCTCTTTAGATCTAAGTGCTTCCAAATGTGTAACAGCCCATTCTAGAACTTTGCCAGAGATCAGTCAGTAGTAACCTGACAGATTCCTGACTTTTACACGCCACCCTTTCCACTTTACTGAAAAGCAGGGCATCTGTCCATTCCAGCCTGTTCACTGCTCCTGGTCTCGGCAGGACTGTGGAGGTGGCACTGGCAGcgagtggggggagggggtgcaTCAAGAAGGCACTGCCTGCCAGGACCCTGCAGCCTGTGACTGACACAGAGATCACTGGCGGTGTTGGAGGAGGGTACCAATGGCCCCAGGACAGTCAGAAGATCTGGGGTGCACTCATCACTGAGACCAAAGGTCCCGCATGTGCAGAGGCCACAGTAACCTAGCCTCCTCTCGTAAGGCGAGAAGGGGCCAGGTGTTTCTGGAAAGGATCGAAGAGACTATGCCCACACCCTAAGATACAGAACCAGTGGTGGTTGCAGGTGATTGTTGCCTCAAGAGAAGTCAAAACCCAGGCCTGGTCAGCTAAGTGTGAGGGGCTCCCTGAAAAAGAGCAGAAGGGCAAGTGGGAGGTGAGAGGAAAACACCCCTTTTCTCTGTCTCCCCTCCACCCTAGCCCTAAGGGTTAACCccattccctctctccctctctcctcccctgcCCAAACCCCATCTCCCTTTAATCACATCTGATACTGAGCGGCCCAGCAGGAAACAAAGAGACCATTTAGAGAAATGGGGCCGAGAAAATGACCCCCGCACTCTGGGGCGGCTGCCTGGATGCCGGCACAAAGGCAGCATTTCAGAACTGAAATTTCAGCACCCAACTTGATTAAAGGATTCCACAGGCTTGGAGGGGGGTGGAAGGGGTGCAAGTCCACTGCTCCCTGAATTAACCCTTCTCCAGACCAACAAGCACCCCAGCTGCTCCTCCCTGTGGGTACTTCTTGCCCCCACCCTGTCCAGGGCACACCATCACCAAGCCCTGCCTCGGGCAGAGGCTACGCAAGCCCTGGAAGGGAAGCTGACCATGGAGGCCCAGGCTAGACTCTTCAGGGAGCCCGCTCTCCCTTCTAGCTGTTGGTGCTAGTGTCTGTgctctccctgtccctctgagggagggagggaggagccaATGTGACCTGTCTTAACTCAGGTAGGGTAAAGGGaataaaaaacaggacccattaGCACCTCAACAGTAGAAGGAGGGAGAGCTCCAGCTGATTTAATGTAGACCGTGACCCCTGGAGCCCTTCCCTGCCCACTGTCATCCTGGCACCCATCCCAGTCAAGGCCTCAGAGGACTGGGGGAAAGGCTGGGAGAAGAGGGTATGGGTGTGGCCAACCAGAGAGGTGGGCCCAGAGGACGGTATGTGGGCAGTGGCCTGAGCAGGAGTGGGGACAGAGGGGGCAGGCAGGTGCTCCGGCCCTGCTCCAGCTGTGGAATTGCCCAGGAGGGCTCTGCCTGGGGAGGCAGGAGATAGCTTCGTCCCCAAGCTTCCTGCTGGGGCTCTGCTCCTGAAAGGGGATCCGAGCCCATGATAAGAGGCTCGAGGCAGGTCCTTAGGAAACAATGGGTGGCTTGATGAGACCTGCTCTGTGATACTCCTGAGAAGGGAGAAGCCCCTGCAGCCAGTCCCCACTGGAAAGGAAATTGGGGGTTTCCGTGGCAACCAGCTCCCTGGGCACAAAGGCTCGTCTGTCTGCTGGGAAGGCAGCTGAGGTGTCTCCCCTGCAGCAGCCTTTGCTCTGGTGAACCACGGAGATGGTGGGAAGGATGGGGTACGGGGATAAGGGCCCCAAGTGGTTCTTAAGGAGCTGACAGTACGGGGCCACTAGGATAGGTGTGTGCTCTAGGCAATGACAGGAAAGAAGGGGTCACAGACAGCTGGACGTGAAAGGGCTGAAAGGCTGAAGACTTTATTATTTACATGTAGAAAAAGACAGGCGAGTAGAAACTGAGGAcggagcaggggcagggaggCGACCGGGCTCAGTCGGTGATGATGAGTTCGTCCACCCCCCAGTCTTCATAGCTCCCATCTGGCAGGTAGCGGCGAATGATGATGGGGATCTTCCGGGCCCTGTGGCGGGGGGAAGTCACAGTGCATGAGGCTGTGACCCCAGCTCCGCAGCAGAAGACAGGTCACATGGGGAATGGGAGAGAAGAGAAGTCTAAGGAGCGACGTGGAATTGCAATACAAAGGAAGCTCCTGCACCCACAAGTGTGGGACAGTGAGTCTGGGATGGAGGACTGCCATCCGATGCCAGCTGGAAGAGGGAGCCATTGGTCAGCGCCCCCGCAGCAGGGAACAGGTACATCTGACAGCCAGGGGAGGACGTGTCTCAGCAGCACCACCCCTTTGCctgccccttctccctccctgccccgtTGGCTGATGCTGAATGAGCTCAGGATCCATGGAATGAGCACCACGCTTCCCTCCCTGGCCAGGACACGGAGGGCATGCAGGGAACCCCGAGACGCCTCCCAGGGCTCTGGAGCAGTGAACTACCACTGGGCGACTTACTTGAGTTCTTTCATGGCGATGAGCAAGGGGTCTGTCTCCCCCTCCAGCTCCACCATCACAGGGGCACACATCCTGTGGGTACAGAGACAGTTGTTGGGGAGACTGCAAACACTGGGAGAAGGCTCAGGAGGAAGCAAGGCTGGAGAAACTTCACTAATAGGGTGGGCATCCCAGTTGTCACCTGGAAAGGTCATTGCCTAGGAAGGCAGGCATGGTGGGGAGGGGCAGAGAGGCACTGTCACAGACCAGCCCCAGTGAGGGCACAAGGGTGGGGGACAGAACTCAATTTTCACTTTCAAGTCAATTAATTTCTCTCTCAATCTCAGCACCCTCATCTGAAAATGGAGGAAACAATCCCTGCCTTGCTGACTCAGTAGTGATGCTAAAATAATCATAGCTAACAAGCAAGTGCTAACTA
Proteins encoded in this window:
- the SOX10 gene encoding transcription factor SOX-10 codes for the protein MAEEQDLSEVELSPVGSEEPRCLSPGSAPSLGPDGGGGGSGLRASPGPGELGKVKKEQQDGEADDDKFPVCIREAVSQVLSGYDWTLVPMPVRVNGASKSKPHVKRPMNAFMVWAQAARRKLADQYPHLHNAELSKTLGKLWRLLNESDKRPFIEEAERLRMQHKKDHPDYKYQPRRRKNGKAAQGEAECPGGEAEQGGAATIQAHYKSAHLDHRHPGEGSPMSDGNPEHPSGQSHGPPTPPTTPKTELQSGKADSKRDGRSLGEGGKPHIDFGNVDIGEISHEVMSNMETFDVAELDQYLPPNGHPGHVGSYSAAGYGLGSALAVASGHSAWISKPPGVALPTVSPPGVDAKAQVKTETAGPQAPPHYTDQPSTSQIAYTSLSLPHYGSAFPSISRPQFDYSDHQPSGPYYGHSGQASGLYSAFSYMGPSQRPLYTAISDPSPSGPQSHSPTHWEQPVYTTLSRP